Proteins co-encoded in one Ponticoccus alexandrii genomic window:
- the rplE gene encoding 50S ribosomal protein L5, with translation MLDAANYTPRLKATFRETIKAAMKEEFGYTNDMQIPRLDKIVLNIGCGAEAVRDSKKAKSAVEDLTKIAGQQAVGTKAKKSHAPFRLREGMIIGAKVTLRDVRMYEFLDRLVTIAMPRIRDFRGVKPSFDGRGNFAMGMKEHIVFPEIEFDKVDEVWGMDIIVTTTAQQFGEHSADDQAKALLKHFNMPFIKA, from the coding sequence ATGCTTGACGCTGCAAATTACACCCCGCGCCTGAAGGCGACCTTCCGCGAGACCATCAAGGCCGCGATGAAGGAAGAGTTTGGCTACACGAACGACATGCAGATCCCGCGTCTGGACAAGATCGTGCTCAACATCGGCTGCGGTGCCGAGGCTGTGCGCGACTCCAAGAAGGCCAAGTCGGCCGTCGAGGACCTGACGAAAATCGCCGGCCAGCAGGCCGTGGGCACCAAGGCGAAGAAATCGCACGCGCCCTTCCGTCTGCGCGAGGGCATGATCATCGGCGCGAAGGTCACCCTTCGTGACGTGCGCATGTACGAATTCCTCGACCGCCTGGTGACCATCGCGATGCCGCGCATCCGCGACTTCCGCGGCGTGAAGCCCTCTTTCGACGGCCGTGGCAACTTTGCCATGGGCATGAAAGAGCACATCGTGTTCCCCGAGATCGAGTTCGACAAGGTCGACGAAGTCTGGGGTATGGACATCATCGTGACCACCACGGCCCAGCAGTTCGGCGAGCATTCCGCCGACGATCAGGCCAAGGCGCTGTTGAAGCACTTCAACATGCCGTTCATCAAGGCGTAA
- the rpmD gene encoding 50S ribosomal protein L30 has translation MATIVVKQIGSPIRRPEIQRKTLIGLGLNKMHRVRELEDTPSVRGMIRKIPHLVEIVEERG, from the coding sequence ATGGCAACCATCGTCGTCAAACAGATCGGCTCGCCGATCCGCCGCCCGGAAATCCAGCGCAAGACGCTGATCGGGCTGGGCCTGAACAAGATGCACCGCGTGCGCGAGTTGGAAGACACTCCCTCCGTGCGCGGTATGATTCGCAAGATCCCGCACCTCGTCGAGATCGTAGAAGAGCGCGGCTGA
- a CDS encoding DNA-directed RNA polymerase subunit alpha gives MIHKNWAELIKPTQLEIKPGADPSRQATVIAEPLERGFGLTLGNALRRVLLSSLQGAAITSVQIDNVLHEFSSVDGVREDVTDIILNLKQVALRMEVEGPKRLSVSAKGPGVVTAGDISETNGIEVLNRDHVICHVDEGAEVYMEFTVNLGKGYVSADKNKPEDAPIGLIPIDAIYSPVKKVAYDVQPTREGQVLDYDKLTMKIDTDGSITPEDAVAFAARILQDQLSIFVNFDEPESAQRHDDDDGLEFNPLLLKKVDELELSVRSANCLKNDNIVYIGDLIQKTEAEMLRTPNFGRKSLNEIKEVLSGMGLHLGMDVEDWPPDNIEDLAKKLEDSF, from the coding sequence ATGATCCACAAGAACTGGGCCGAACTGATCAAGCCGACACAGCTGGAGATCAAGCCCGGCGCCGACCCGTCCCGGCAGGCCACTGTCATAGCCGAACCGCTGGAGCGCGGCTTCGGTCTGACCCTCGGCAACGCGCTGCGTCGCGTGCTGCTGTCCTCGCTTCAGGGTGCGGCCATCACCTCTGTGCAGATCGATAACGTCCTGCACGAGTTCTCCTCGGTGGACGGTGTCCGCGAGGATGTGACCGACATCATCCTGAACCTGAAGCAGGTCGCCCTGCGGATGGAAGTCGAAGGGCCCAAGCGCCTGTCCGTCTCCGCCAAGGGCCCGGGTGTCGTCACCGCCGGTGACATCTCGGAAACCAACGGCATCGAGGTCCTGAACCGCGATCACGTGATCTGTCACGTGGACGAGGGTGCAGAGGTTTACATGGAATTCACCGTGAACCTCGGCAAGGGTTATGTTTCGGCTGACAAGAACAAGCCCGAGGACGCACCGATCGGCCTGATTCCGATCGACGCGATCTACTCGCCGGTGAAGAAGGTCGCTTACGACGTGCAGCCCACCCGCGAGGGGCAGGTGCTGGACTACGACAAGCTGACCATGAAGATCGACACCGACGGCTCGATCACGCCCGAGGACGCCGTGGCCTTCGCCGCACGCATCCTGCAGGATCAGCTGTCGATCTTCGTCAACTTCGACGAGCCGGAATCGGCACAGCGTCACGACGACGACGACGGTCTGGAGTTCAACCCGCTGCTGCTGAAGAAGGTCGACGAGCTGGAGCTCTCGGTCCGTTCGGCAAACTGCCTGAAGAACGACAACATCGTCTACATCGGCGACCTGATCCAGAAGACCGAAGCAGAGATGCTACGCACCCCGAACTTCGGCCGCAAGTCCTTGAACGAGATCAAGGAAGTGCTGTCGGGCATGGGTCTGCACCTTGGCATGGACGTCGAGGACTGGCCGCCGGACAACATCGAAGATCTGGCCAAAAAGCTGGAAGACTCGTTCTGA
- the rpsK gene encoding 30S ribosomal protein S11, protein MARDTRRAGGKKKVSKNIAAGVAHVNSTFNNTKILISDVQGNAISWSSAGTMGFKGSRKSTPYAAQLAAEDAGKKAQDHGVKTLEVEVQGPGSGRESALRALAAVGFNITSIRDVTPIAHNGCRPPKRRRV, encoded by the coding sequence ATGGCACGCGATACTCGCCGCGCTGGCGGCAAGAAAAAGGTCTCCAAGAACATCGCCGCTGGCGTTGCTCACGTGAACTCGACCTTCAACAACACCAAGATCCTGATCTCGGACGTGCAGGGCAACGCGATCTCGTGGTCGTCCGCCGGCACCATGGGCTTCAAGGGCTCGCGCAAGTCGACGCCCTACGCCGCCCAGCTGGCCGCCGAAGACGCGGGCAAGAAGGCCCAGGATCACGGCGTCAAGACGCTGGAAGTCGAAGTGCAGGGCCCCGGTTCGGGCCGCGAATCGGCGCTGCGCGCGCTGGCTGCCGTCGGCTTCAACATCACGTCCATCCGCGACGTGACGCCGATCGCACACAACGGCTGCCGCCCGCCGAAGCGCCGCCGCGTCTGA
- the rplR gene encoding 50S ribosomal protein L18 — protein sequence MANSKLQLFQKRRLRVRNKLREVNAGRVRLSVHRSNKNISVQLIDDVAGKTLASASSLEPSLGVVGKNNVEAATKVGAAIAERAKAAGVEEAYFDRGGFLFHGRVKALADAAREAGLKI from the coding sequence ATGGCAAACAGTAAACTCCAACTGTTCCAGAAGCGCCGCCTGCGCGTCCGGAACAAGCTGCGGGAAGTCAACGCGGGTCGCGTGCGCCTTTCCGTTCACCGTTCGAACAAGAACATCTCGGTGCAGCTCATCGACGACGTCGCCGGCAAGACGCTGGCTTCGGCTTCGTCGCTCGAGCCGTCGCTGGGCGTGGTCGGCAAGAACAACGTCGAGGCGGCCACCAAGGTCGGCGCGGCGATTGCCGAGCGTGCCAAGGCAGCCGGTGTGGAAGAAGCCTACTTCGACCGCGGCGGTTTCCTCTTCCACGGTCGCGTGAAGGCTCTGGCCGACGCAGCCCGCGAAGCAGGCCTGAAGATCTGA
- the secY gene encoding preprotein translocase subunit SecY — MVSAAEQMAANTSWAALGKATDLRNRILFTLGLLIVYRLGTFIPVPGIDGAALKEFVDQASSGIAGIASMFTGGALGRMGIFALGIMPYISASIMVQLLTAMVPQLEQLKKEGEQGRKKINQYTRYGTVVLALIQSYGLAASLEAGDLVTDPGWYFRASCMITLVGGTMFLMWLGEQITARGVGNGISLIIFVGIIAEVPAALAQFFASGRSGAISPAVIVGVILMVVATIAFVVFMERALRKITIQYPRRQVGMKMTEAQSSHLPVKVNPAGVIPAIFASSLLLLPITISTFSGSDSGPIMSTILAYFGPGQPLYLLFFAVMIIFFAYFYTFNVSFKPDDVADNLKNQNGFVPGIRPGKRTAEYLEYVVNRVLVLGSLYLTAVCLLPEIVRNQFAIPFYFGGTSVLIVVSVTMDTIQQVQSHLLAHQYEGLIQKSQLRGKGGKARKKRGAPARR; from the coding sequence ATGGTATCCGCAGCAGAGCAAATGGCCGCCAACACAAGCTGGGCGGCGCTTGGCAAGGCAACCGACCTGCGCAACCGAATTCTGTTCACGCTCGGCCTGCTGATCGTCTACCGGCTGGGGACATTCATCCCCGTTCCCGGTATCGACGGCGCCGCGCTGAAGGAATTCGTCGACCAGGCCTCCAGCGGCATCGCGGGCATCGCCTCGATGTTCACGGGCGGCGCGCTCGGACGGATGGGGATCTTTGCCCTCGGCATCATGCCCTACATCTCTGCCTCGATCATGGTGCAGCTTCTGACGGCCATGGTGCCGCAGCTCGAGCAGCTCAAGAAAGAGGGTGAGCAGGGGCGCAAAAAGATCAACCAGTACACGCGCTACGGCACGGTGGTGCTGGCGCTGATCCAGTCCTACGGCCTTGCCGCCTCGCTGGAGGCGGGCGACCTTGTGACCGATCCGGGCTGGTATTTCCGCGCGTCCTGCATGATCACGCTGGTCGGCGGCACCATGTTCCTGATGTGGCTGGGCGAGCAGATCACCGCCCGCGGCGTCGGCAACGGCATCTCGCTGATCATCTTCGTCGGCATCATCGCAGAGGTTCCCGCCGCACTGGCGCAGTTCTTTGCCTCGGGTCGCTCGGGCGCCATCAGCCCTGCCGTGATCGTCGGCGTGATCTTGATGGTGGTGGCCACCATCGCCTTCGTCGTCTTCATGGAGAGGGCGCTGCGAAAGATCACCATTCAGTACCCGCGCCGCCAGGTCGGCATGAAGATGACCGAGGCGCAGTCGTCGCACCTGCCGGTCAAGGTCAACCCGGCGGGCGTCATCCCGGCGATCTTCGCCTCGTCGCTGCTGCTGCTGCCGATCACCATCTCGACCTTCTCGGGCTCGGACTCCGGGCCGATCATGTCGACGATCCTCGCCTACTTCGGGCCGGGCCAGCCGCTTTACCTGCTGTTCTTCGCGGTGATGATCATCTTCTTCGCCTACTTCTACACCTTCAACGTCTCGTTCAAACCGGACGACGTGGCGGACAACCTGAAGAACCAGAACGGCTTCGTGCCCGGTATCCGGCCCGGCAAACGGACGGCGGAATACCTTGAATATGTGGTGAACCGCGTGCTGGTTCTTGGCTCGCTCTACCTGACGGCGGTCTGCCTGCTGCCAGAGATCGTGCGGAACCAGTTCGCCATTCCGTTCTACTTCGGGGGCACCTCGGTGCTGATCGTGGTGAGCGTGACCATGGACACCATCCAGCAGGTTCAAAGCCACCTGCTTGCGCATCAATACGAAGGTCTCATCCAGAAATCGCAGCTGCGTGGTAAGGGTGGCAAGGCACGGAAGAAAAGAGGGGCACCGGCGCGTCGATGA
- a CDS encoding adenylate kinase codes for MNIILLGPPGAGKGTQAAKLVEERGMVQLSTGDMLRAAKTSGTEMGKRVAEVMDRGELVTDEIVIGLIREKLEAGGTPGFIFDGFPRTLKQADALGELLAEVGQTLDHVIELRVEDEALVHRIVNRAEEARAAGQPVRADDNEESLRTRLAAYYKMTSPLVGYYYAKGLYSRVDGMAEMDEVRAQIAAKLDA; via the coding sequence ATGAATATCATTCTTTTGGGACCGCCGGGTGCGGGCAAGGGCACGCAGGCCGCGAAACTGGTCGAAGAACGGGGCATGGTGCAGCTTTCCACCGGGGACATGCTGCGCGCCGCCAAGACCAGCGGAACAGAGATGGGCAAGCGCGTGGCCGAGGTCATGGACCGCGGCGAGCTTGTCACCGATGAGATCGTCATCGGCTTGATTCGAGAAAAGCTGGAAGCGGGCGGGACGCCCGGCTTCATCTTCGACGGGTTCCCGCGCACGCTGAAGCAGGCGGATGCGCTGGGTGAGCTGCTGGCAGAGGTCGGGCAGACACTGGATCACGTCATCGAGCTGCGGGTCGAGGACGAGGCACTGGTTCACCGCATCGTCAACCGCGCCGAAGAGGCTCGCGCCGCGGGCCAGCCGGTACGCGCGGACGACAATGAAGAATCGCTGCGCACCCGCCTTGCTGCCTACTACAAGATGACCTCGCCGCTGGTGGGCTATTACTACGCCAAGGGCCTGTATTCCCGCGTCGACGGGATGGCCGAAATGGACGAGGTCAGGGCCCAGATCGCGGCAAAACTGGACGCCTGA
- the rpsH gene encoding 30S ribosomal protein S8: protein MNDPIGDMLTRIRNAGMRGKSVTNTPASKLRGWVLDVLADEGYIRGYESTTDENGHPAFEISLKYFDGAPVIRELKRVSKPGRRVYMGVSDIPSVRQGLGVSIVSTPKGVMSDANARAANVGGEVLCTVF, encoded by the coding sequence ATGAACGATCCTATCGGCGATATGCTCACCCGCATCCGCAACGCAGGCATGCGCGGCAAGTCGGTCACCAACACGCCGGCATCCAAGCTGCGTGGCTGGGTTCTCGACGTGCTGGCGGACGAAGGCTACATCCGCGGCTACGAGTCCACCACGGACGAGAACGGCCACCCGGCCTTCGAGATCAGCCTGAAGTACTTCGACGGCGCCCCCGTCATTCGCGAGCTCAAGCGGGTCTCGAAGCCCGGCCGCCGCGTCTACATGGGCGTCAGTGACATTCCCTCGGTCCGTCAGGGCCTGGGCGTGTCGATTGTCTCCACCCCCAAGGGTGTGATGTCGGACGCGAACGCACGCGCAGCCAACGTCGGCGGCGAAGTGCTTTGCACCGTATTCTAA
- the rplO gene encoding 50S ribosomal protein L15, protein MKLHELRDNPGATKRKQRIGRGPGSGRGKMGGRGIKGQKSRSGVAINGYEGGQMPLYQRLPKRGFNKPNRKEYAVVNLGLIQKFVDAGKLEAGSITEDSLVASGLVRRKLDGIRVLAKGDVTGALTIDVTGASKSAVEAVEKAGGSLKVAAAAE, encoded by the coding sequence ATGAAACTGCATGAACTGCGCGACAATCCCGGCGCAACCAAGCGCAAGCAGCGCATCGGCCGTGGCCCGGGTTCGGGTCGTGGTAAGATGGGTGGCCGTGGTATCAAGGGTCAGAAGTCCCGTTCGGGTGTGGCCATCAATGGCTACGAAGGCGGCCAGATGCCGCTGTACCAGCGTCTGCCCAAGCGCGGCTTCAACAAGCCGAACCGCAAGGAATACGCTGTCGTCAACTTGGGCCTGATCCAGAAGTTCGTCGACGCGGGCAAGCTGGAAGCCGGTTCGATCACCGAAGATTCGCTGGTGGCTTCGGGCCTCGTGCGCCGCAAGCTGGACGGCATCCGCGTCCTCGCCAAGGGCGACGTGACCGGCGCGCTGACCATCGACGTTACCGGCGCATCGAAGTCCGCTGTCGAGGCGGTCGAGAAGGCCGGCGGCTCGCTCAAGGTGGCTGCGGCGGCGGAGTGA
- the rpsN gene encoding 30S ribosomal protein S14, whose amino-acid sequence MAKKSMIEREKKRERLVEKYAAKRAELKEIANDESKPMEERFKARLKLAKLPRNSAPSRLHNRCQLTGRPHAYYRKLKISRIMLRELGSNGKLPGVVKSSW is encoded by the coding sequence ATGGCCAAGAAATCCATGATCGAACGCGAGAAGAAGCGGGAGCGCCTGGTGGAGAAGTACGCCGCCAAGCGGGCCGAGCTGAAAGAGATCGCGAACGACGAATCCAAGCCGATGGAAGAGCGCTTCAAGGCGCGTCTGAAACTGGCGAAACTGCCCCGTAACTCCGCTCCGTCGCGGCTGCACAACCGCTGCCAGCTGACGGGTCGTCCGCATGCGTACTACCGCAAGCTGAAGATCAGCCGGATCATGCTGCGCGAGCTTGGCTCGAACGGCAAGCTCCCCGGCGTCGTGAAATCGAGCTGGTAA
- the rplX gene encoding 50S ribosomal protein L24, with protein sequence MAAKLRKGDKVVVLTGKDKGKTGEITSVDPKAGKAVVDGVNVAIRHTRQSQTAQGGRVPKALPIDLSNLAIVDGNGKATRVGFREEDGKKVRFAKTTGDVI encoded by the coding sequence ATGGCTGCCAAGCTCCGCAAGGGTGACAAGGTCGTCGTGCTGACCGGCAAGGACAAGGGCAAGACGGGTGAGATCACCTCTGTCGACCCCAAGGCCGGCAAGGCCGTCGTCGACGGCGTGAACGTCGCCATCCGCCACACCCGCCAAAGCCAGACCGCCCAGGGCGGCCGTGTGCCCAAGGCCCTGCCCATCGACCTGTCGAACCTCGCCATCGTCGATGGCAACGGGAAGGCGACCCGCGTTGGCTTCCGCGAGGAAGACGGCAAGAAGGTCCGCTTCGCCAAGACCACGGGAGACGTGATCTGA
- the rplQ gene encoding 50S ribosomal protein L17: protein MRHAKGYRRLNRTHEHRKALWANMAGSLIEHEQIKTTLPKAKELKRVIDKLITLGKRGDLHARRQAASQLKQDMHVAKLFEILGPRYAERQGGYCRVLKAGFRYGDMAPMAIIELVDRDTDAKGAADKARLAAYEDADE from the coding sequence ATGCGTCACGCAAAAGGCTACCGCCGCCTGAACCGTACCCACGAGCACCGCAAGGCCCTGTGGGCGAACATGGCGGGCTCGTTGATCGAGCACGAGCAGATCAAGACCACGCTGCCGAAGGCCAAGGAACTCAAGCGCGTCATCGACAAGCTGATCACGCTGGGCAAGCGCGGTGACCTGCACGCACGCCGTCAGGCCGCGTCGCAGCTGAAGCAGGACATGCACGTCGCCAAGCTGTTCGAAATCCTCGGCCCGCGCTACGCCGAGCGTCAGGGTGGCTACTGCCGCGTCCTGAAGGCCGGCTTCCGTTACGGTGACATGGCGCCCATGGCGATCATCGAACTGGTCGACCGCGACACCGACGCCAAGGGCGCCGCCGACAAGGCCCGCCTGGCCGCTTACGAAGACGCCGACGAATAA
- the rpsM gene encoding 30S ribosomal protein S13: MARIAGVNIPTNKRVVIALTYIHGIGPAIAKEICEATKIDAARRVNELSDSEVLQVREYIDANLTVEGDLRRDTQMNIKRLMDLGCYRGLRHRRNLPVRGQRTHTNARTRKGPAKAIAGKKK; encoded by the coding sequence TTGGCACGTATTGCCGGCGTCAACATCCCGACCAACAAGCGCGTCGTGATTGCGCTTACCTACATCCACGGCATCGGTCCGGCCATCGCAAAGGAAATCTGCGAAGCCACCAAGATCGACGCCGCGCGTCGCGTCAACGAACTGTCGGACAGCGAAGTCCTGCAGGTGCGTGAATACATCGACGCCAACCTGACAGTCGAAGGCGACCTGCGCCGCGACACCCAGATGAACATCAAGCGCCTGATGGACCTCGGCTGCTACCGCGGCCTGCGTCATCGTCGCAACCTGCCCGTGCGCGGTCAGCGCACGCACACCAACGCTCGCACGCGCAAAGGCCCCGCAAAGGCCATCGCCGGCAAGAAGAAGTAA
- the rpsE gene encoding 30S ribosomal protein S5 codes for MAERDNRRGNRRDRDETPEFADRLVAINRVSKTVKGGKRFGFAALVVVGDQKGRVGFGKGKAKEVPEAIRKATEQAKRKMMRVPLKEGRTLHHDITGRHGAGRVVMRTAPQGTGIIAGGPMRAVFEMLGVHDVVAKSTGSQNPYNMIRATLEGLSKEQSPRNVAQRRGKKVADILPKREDAPAESTQVAEEA; via the coding sequence ATGGCAGAACGTGATAACCGCCGGGGCAACCGTCGCGACCGCGACGAAACGCCGGAATTCGCAGATCGTCTTGTCGCGATCAACCGTGTGTCCAAGACCGTCAAGGGCGGTAAGCGCTTCGGTTTCGCCGCGCTCGTCGTGGTCGGCGACCAGAAGGGCCGCGTCGGCTTTGGCAAGGGCAAGGCCAAGGAGGTCCCCGAGGCCATCCGCAAGGCGACCGAGCAGGCCAAGCGCAAGATGATGCGCGTGCCGCTGAAAGAGGGCCGCACCCTGCACCACGACATCACCGGCCGTCACGGTGCCGGCCGCGTCGTGATGCGGACCGCGCCTCAGGGTACCGGTATCATCGCCGGTGGTCCGATGCGTGCCGTCTTCGAGATGCTGGGTGTGCACGACGTCGTCGCCAAGTCGACCGGCTCGCAGAACCCCTACAACATGATCCGTGCCACGCTCGAAGGTCTCTCGAAAGAGCAGTCCCCGCGCAACGTCGCTCAGCGTCGTGGCAAGAAGGTCGCGGACATCCTGCCCAAGCGTGAAGACGCCCCGGCAGAGTCCACCCAGGTCGCTGAGGAGGCTTGA
- a CDS encoding MBL fold metallo-hydrolase translates to MTQTRRAFLATAAAAGAITVLPYRARAAAHGGDMFETDAGPVTVHPVHHASIVLETPVGVIYVDPVGDPSEYEGMPAADLILITHEHGDHYNADTLAAVKGENTQLITNPAVFDMLTDDLKTNAQAMENGASASLTDLQIDAIPAYNTTEERKSFHPEGRDNGYVLTMNTFKIYISGDTEDIPAMRELEDVDLAFVCMNLPFTMTAEAAADAVKEFAPTYVYPYHYRGRDGGTQDPAAFAEMVGDAAQVQMGDWYKPGELG, encoded by the coding sequence ATGACCCAGACCCGCCGGGCCTTTCTGGCCACCGCCGCTGCCGCCGGTGCGATCACCGTACTGCCCTACCGTGCCCGCGCCGCTGCCCATGGCGGCGACATGTTCGAGACCGACGCCGGGCCGGTGACGGTGCATCCGGTGCACCATGCCTCGATCGTGCTGGAGACGCCTGTCGGCGTGATCTATGTCGACCCTGTCGGCGATCCGTCCGAGTACGAGGGCATGCCTGCCGCCGACCTGATCCTGATCACGCATGAGCATGGCGACCACTACAATGCCGACACGCTGGCCGCGGTGAAGGGCGAAAACACGCAGCTGATCACCAACCCGGCGGTCTTCGACATGCTGACGGACGACCTGAAGACCAACGCACAGGCGATGGAAAACGGCGCGAGCGCCAGCCTGACCGATCTGCAGATCGACGCGATCCCGGCCTACAACACGACCGAAGAGCGCAAGAGCTTTCACCCAGAGGGGCGCGACAATGGCTACGTCCTGACGATGAATACGTTCAAAATCTACATCTCTGGCGACACCGAGGACATCCCGGCAATGCGTGAACTGGAGGATGTGGATCTGGCCTTCGTCTGCATGAACCTGCCCTTCACCATGACGGCAGAGGCGGCGGCGGATGCGGTCAAGGAATTCGCGCCGACCTACGTCTACCCGTACCACTACCGGGGCCGCGACGGCGGTACGCAGGATCCGGCGGCCTTCGCCGAGATGGTGGGGGACGCCGCCCAGGTGCAGATGGGCGACTGGTACAAGCCCGGCGAGCTGGGCTGA
- a CDS encoding DEAD/DEAH box helicase — MDFDMLGLPPRLQANLAALNITDPTPIQTQAIPHAMNGRDVLGLAQTGTGKTAAFGLPLLSALMRIEGRAAPKTARALILAPTRELAKQILDNLRAYAEGTHVKTALVVGGQSINAQAQKLMKGTDVLVATPGRLIDLLDRKAVRLDEAKFLVLDEADQMLDLGFIHALRQIAKVLPAQRQTMLFSATMPKQMAEIAGAYLTDAVRVEVTPPGKPVERIEQSVHFVEQAHKAGLLITHLDKHRTDAALVFARTKHGAEKLKRQLEDKGFAAASIHGNKSQGQRDRALKSFKEGELTVLVATDVAARGIDIPSVRYVYNFDLPNVPDNYVHRIGRTARAGRDGTAIAYCAPTEMDEFRAIQKVMGRKIEVASGEEWEGEKKPARGGNGGGRRRGGGGGGNGGGHKPGTTQPRRSRSRRGGGGGRRSQAA, encoded by the coding sequence TTGGATTTCGACATGCTGGGGCTGCCGCCCCGCCTTCAGGCCAACCTGGCCGCTCTCAACATCACCGACCCCACCCCGATCCAGACGCAGGCGATCCCGCATGCGATGAACGGGCGCGACGTGCTGGGCCTTGCCCAGACCGGCACCGGCAAGACCGCCGCCTTCGGCCTGCCCCTGCTCTCCGCCCTGATGCGGATCGAAGGCCGGGCCGCACCCAAGACCGCCCGCGCGCTGATCCTCGCGCCCACGCGCGAGCTGGCCAAGCAGATCCTCGACAACCTGCGCGCTTATGCCGAGGGCACCCACGTCAAGACCGCGCTCGTGGTCGGTGGCCAGTCCATCAACGCGCAGGCGCAAAAGCTGATGAAGGGCACCGATGTGCTCGTCGCCACGCCGGGCCGCCTGATCGACCTGCTCGACCGCAAGGCCGTGCGTCTGGACGAGGCGAAGTTCCTCGTGCTGGACGAGGCCGACCAGATGCTGGACCTCGGTTTCATCCACGCCCTGCGCCAGATCGCCAAGGTCCTGCCCGCCCAACGTCAGACCATGCTGTTCTCGGCCACCATGCCCAAGCAGATGGCCGAGATCGCCGGCGCCTACCTGACCGACGCCGTCCGGGTCGAGGTCACGCCTCCGGGCAAACCGGTCGAGCGCATCGAGCAAAGCGTCCACTTCGTGGAACAGGCGCACAAGGCCGGGCTGCTGATTACGCATCTGGACAAGCACCGCACCGATGCGGCGCTGGTCTTTGCCCGCACCAAACACGGCGCGGAAAAGCTCAAGCGCCAGCTTGAGGACAAGGGCTTTGCCGCCGCCTCGATCCACGGCAACAAGAGCCAGGGCCAGCGCGACCGTGCGCTCAAGTCCTTCAAGGAAGGCGAGCTGACCGTGCTCGTCGCCACCGACGTGGCGGCGCGCGGCATCGACATCCCCTCGGTGCGCTACGTCTACAACTTCGACCTGCCGAACGTGCCGGACAACTACGTCCACCGCATCGGGCGGACCGCGCGGGCGGGCCGGGACGGCACCGCCATCGCCTATTGCGCCCCGACCGAGATGGACGAATTCCGCGCCATCCAGAAGGTCATGGGACGCAAGATCGAGGTCGCCAGCGGCGAAGAATGGGAAGGCGAGAAGAAGCCCGCCCGCGGCGGCAACGGCGGTGGCCGTCGTCGCGGTGGCGGCGGCGGTGGCAATGGCGGCGGGCACAAGCCCGGCACCACCCAGCCGCGCCGGTCGCGCTCGCGTCGTGGTGGCGGCGGTGGCCGCCGCTCGCAGGCCGCGTAA
- the rplF gene encoding 50S ribosomal protein L6, with protein MSRIGKKPVELPSGVSAEVKGQTIEVKGPKGTQTFTATDDVTITVNDDGISVTPRGSSKRARQQWGMSRTVVANLVHGVQNTFKKELEIQGVGYRAQVQGNSLKLNLGYSHDVDFAIPQGITITCPKPTEIIVEGHDIQQVGQVAANIRDWRRPEPYKGKGIRYKGEYIFQKEGKKK; from the coding sequence ATGTCTCGTATTGGTAAGAAGCCGGTCGAACTGCCCTCGGGCGTCTCGGCAGAGGTGAAGGGCCAGACCATCGAAGTGAAGGGTCCGAAAGGCACCCAGACCTTCACGGCCACCGACGACGTGACCATCACGGTCAACGACGACGGTATCTCGGTCACGCCCCGCGGCAGCTCGAAGCGTGCGCGTCAGCAGTGGGGCATGTCCCGCACTGTCGTCGCGAACCTCGTGCATGGCGTGCAGAACACCTTCAAGAAAGAGCTGGAAATCCAGGGTGTGGGTTACCGGGCTCAGGTTCAGGGCAACTCCCTGAAGCTGAACCTCGGCTATTCGCACGACGTGGACTTCGCGATCCCGCAGGGCATCACCATCACATGCCCCAAGCCGACGGAAATCATCGTCGAGGGTCACGACATCCAGCAGGTCGGTCAGGTCGCCGCGAACATCCGCGACTGGCGCCGCCCCGAGCCGTACAAAGGGAAGGGTATCCGCTACAAGGGCGAGTACATCTTCCAGAAGGAAGGCAAGAAGAAGTAA